Below is a window of Micromonospora chersina DNA.
GAGTGGCTGGGCACCACGATCGACTGGGACCTGCGCCAGGACGGTGACTACACGATCGTGCTGTTCGCGCACCGGGGCTGGCGGGAGCCGGTGGAGTTCATGCACCACTGCAGCACCAAGTGGGGCTCCTACCTGATGAGCCTGAAGTCGCTCGTCGAGACCGGCGACGGGGCGCCGTCGCCGCGGGACGTGCAGATCAGCGACTGGCACTGAGCCCGGTGATGATGCCGTTCGAAACCATGCCGACCGGGTAGACGCCGCCCGTGCTCGCGCTCGACGGGCCACGGACGGAAGGGACGGCCATGACCAGGATCGGCATCATCATCGGGAGCACGCGTCCCGGACGCAACGGGGAGGCGGTGGCCCGCTGGGTGCACGAGATCGCCTCCCGGCGCGACGACGCCCAGTACGAACTCGTCGACATCAAGGACTTCAACCTGCCCCACCTCGACGAGATGGCGCCGCCGTCACTCGGCCAGTACACCCAGCCGCACACCCTGCGATGGGCCGAGAAGATCGCCTCCTACGACGGCTACGTCTTCGTCACACCGGAGTACAACCACTCCACCTCCGGCGCGCTGAAGAACGCGATCGACTTCCTCTACGCCGAGTGGAACAACAAGGCGGTCGGGTTCGTCAGCTACGGCAGCGTCGGCGGCACCCGGGCGGTGGAACACCTCCGCCTGGTTGTCGCCGAACTGCAGATGGCGGACGTACGGGCCCAGGTCGCGCTCTCCCTCTTCACCGACTTCGAGAACTTCAGCGTCTTCAAACCCGGTGACCACCAGGTCGGTGCGGTGAACACGATGCTCGACCAGTTGGCCGCCTGGAGCGGCGCCCTGGCGCACCTGCGCGCCGGCACCACGATGGCCACCCCGCAGTCCGGCGCGTAGCCGGCCGGACCGATGAGTTCCGCCCACCGAGGCGGTCTGCCGAGGGACGGAGTACGCACCGAAGGGGGAGGAATCCCATGGGCAGGCTCGTCGTGACGGAGTTCGTGACGCTGGACGGGGTGGCGCAGGCACCGGGGCAGCCCGAGGAGGACCGCGCCGGCGGCTTCGCCCACGGCGGGTGGCAGGCGCCGTTGCTGGACCACGAGTCCGGCGCCGCCATGTTCGCGCAGGCCAGCAGCATGGACGCACTGCTGCTGGGCCGCCGGACCTACGAGATCTTCGCCGACTACTGGCCGACGGCGCCCGCGGAGATCCCCTTCACCGGGCTGCTCAACCGGGTGCCCCGGTACGTGGCGAGCCGCACCCTCCACGAGCCGCTGGGCTGGGAGGGTGCGACGCTCCTCCGCGGCGCCCTCGCCGAGGCCGTCACCGGGCTCAAGGAACGCCACGACGAGGTGCACGTGATCGGCAGCCTCGACCTGGTGCAGTCGTTGCTGCGCCTCGGCGTCGTGGACCGCCTGAACCTGTGGCTCTACCCGCTGACGCTCGGCAGCGGCAAGCGGCTCTTCGCGGGCGGCACGGTCCCGGCGGCGTTCCGGCTCACCGAATCGGTCACCCACCCCTCCGGCGCGCTCCAGTTGACGTACGAGACGGCGGGCACCCCGACCTACGGCAACCTCGCGCATCCGGCCGACGGCCGGGACGGTTGACCCGCCTCGGTCCGGGCCGGTGGACAGCCAGTCAGCGGCTCGTCGCCGCCTCCCGGTCGCGACCCGCCGCGGCGCCGTCGAGGGCGTCCATGCGGTCAAGGGCGACGGCGCCATCCGCGCGGGCCCACGCATCGCCGGCGGGCGCCGCTCCCGCGCCGCGCCGCCCTGCCCGCAGGACCGCCAACCCCACCGTCACCGCGGACAAGGACAACACCGCCGCCTGCAGCAGCCGGCTTCTCCTGGCGCGCCTACGCTTCACCTGATCTCTCCCTTCACCACGGGTGTCTCCGGTCCCATCGTGAAGGCGCGGGAGCGAAAGCGCGGCACGTTCGGTGCGGTTGACCCGTTCGGGCTGTTCCGGCCGGCGTGGCGGCACACCCACCCCCGTGGCATCCCACCTGGCCAGCGGGCGGGCATAACTCCCGCGCCGGCGGGCATTCCCCGACCGGCCCGAGCCGAACACGACATATTCGACGCCGCCTCCGCGCGCACGTCAACGAGGCCCGATCCCGTCCTTCACAGGGGAGTCTGGCGTCGCGGGGGAGTTTCCCGGCCGCGTCGGCGGCCGGGAGCGAGGGAGGGAGCAGGGCCATGACGGCAACGAACCAGAGCCGCCCGCCGGGCGGCACCGGCGAGCAGGCCCGGCAGGAGGCTTCCCGGGTCGGCCAGGCCGCCACACAGACCGGTGGCAGGGTCGCGCACGCCGCGAGCGAACAGGGCGGGCACGTGGCCGCCGAGGCGTGGCAACAGACCCGGAACCTGACCGGGCAGGCCACGACGCAACTGCGGGACCAGGCCCGAACCCAGCAGCACAGGGCCGCCGACGGGCTGCGCGACCTCGGCCGCGAGCTGGGCTCGATGGCGGAGCGCAGCGGTGAGTCCGGCCTGGCCGGCGAGGCGGTGCGACGGGCGGCGGACGCCGCGCAGCGGGCCGCCGGGTGGCTGGACCAGCGGGAGCCCGGAGAGGTGCTGGACGAGGTGCGGGGGTACGCCCGGCAGCATCCGGGCACGTTCCTCGCCGGCGCCGTCGTGGCGGGTCTGCTGGTCGGCCGCCTCACCCGCAACATGACCGCCGCCGACGGGGCAGGCCCCGGCGCGCAGCCGGCCCAGCCCGCGCCGACAGCGCCGGCGTCGTCCGAGCGGACGGTCGAGGCGCCGTACGCCGGAGAGCAGCCGTACACCGGGGTGGCCCGGGCGCAGAACGTGTCGCCTCCCGGCCGGCCCGAGCCGGAGGTCCCGGGCGGGGTGGCGCCGTGAGCGCCCCGGAGAAGGAGCGGAGCCAGGCCTCCGTCGGTGACCTGCTGGGCGACGTGACCCGGGATCTCTCCACGCTGGTCCGCCAGGAGGTCGAGCTGGCCAAGGCGGAGCTGCGCGAGGAGGCGAGCCAGGCCGGCAAGGCCGGCGGGATGTTCGGCGGGGCGGCGCTGGCCGGTTTCCTGGCCGTGCTGTTCGTGTCGTACGCCGTGTGGTGGGGCCTGTCGAACGTGATGGACGAGGGCTGGGCCGCGCTGATCGTCGCGGTCGTCTGGGCGGTCGCCGCCGCCGTCCTGCTCGCCAACGCCCGGACGAAGATGCGGCAACTCCGTGCGGTCCTGCCGCGGACGAAGCAGACCGCGCGGGAGATGCCGCAGGCCATGCGAGGTCGGTGACCGAGCCAGGGAAGGAGCGGGTCATGTCCAACGATCCGGACCGGATCCGATCGGAGATCGAGAACACCCGCAGCGAGTTGAGCAGCGACGTGGATGCCTTGACCGACAGGATGAACCCGCGTCGGATCGCCGGTGAGCGCGTCGGGCAGGCACGCGGCGCGCTCAGCCGGGCAAAGGAGAAGG
It encodes the following:
- a CDS encoding NADPH-dependent FMN reductase, translating into MTRIGIIIGSTRPGRNGEAVARWVHEIASRRDDAQYELVDIKDFNLPHLDEMAPPSLGQYTQPHTLRWAEKIASYDGYVFVTPEYNHSTSGALKNAIDFLYAEWNNKAVGFVSYGSVGGTRAVEHLRLVVAELQMADVRAQVALSLFTDFENFSVFKPGDHQVGAVNTMLDQLAAWSGALAHLRAGTTMATPQSGA
- a CDS encoding phage holin family protein, producing MSAPEKERSQASVGDLLGDVTRDLSTLVRQEVELAKAELREEASQAGKAGGMFGGAALAGFLAVLFVSYAVWWGLSNVMDEGWAALIVAVVWAVAAAVLLANARTKMRQLRAVLPRTKQTAREMPQAMRGR
- a CDS encoding dihydrofolate reductase family protein, which codes for MGRLVVTEFVTLDGVAQAPGQPEEDRAGGFAHGGWQAPLLDHESGAAMFAQASSMDALLLGRRTYEIFADYWPTAPAEIPFTGLLNRVPRYVASRTLHEPLGWEGATLLRGALAEAVTGLKERHDEVHVIGSLDLVQSLLRLGVVDRLNLWLYPLTLGSGKRLFAGGTVPAAFRLTESVTHPSGALQLTYETAGTPTYGNLAHPADGRDG